A single region of the Nitrospirota bacterium genome encodes:
- the nuoE gene encoding NADH-quinone oxidoreductase subunit NuoE, producing MPSEQETTTLSAEQHETLSALVEKYRSNPGSTIPILQDVEGHFGYLPEQALNWIADRLDIPRSHFYGVATFYAQFHLKPRGENIVSVCCGTACHVKGGTKIAEQLHRDLGLAPGEDTTTDKMFTLETVRCVGACSIAPVVLVNSKVYADMTLKSASKLLKRLRNETCQVHYDDAETEG from the coding sequence ATGCCATCTGAACAGGAGACCACTACCCTTTCGGCGGAGCAGCATGAGACGCTCTCGGCCCTGGTGGAGAAGTACCGTTCGAATCCCGGAAGCACCATACCCATCCTTCAGGACGTCGAGGGGCACTTCGGGTATCTACCCGAGCAGGCCCTCAACTGGATAGCCGACAGGCTGGACATTCCCCGCAGCCACTTCTACGGCGTGGCCACTTTTTACGCGCAGTTCCATCTCAAGCCCAGGGGCGAAAACATAGTCTCCGTGTGCTGCGGAACGGCCTGCCACGTGAAGGGAGGCACCAAAATCGCCGAGCAGCTGCACAGGGACCTCGGCCTGGCGCCGGGTGAAGATACGACAACCGATAAGATGTTCACCCTGGAGACGGTCAGATGCGTCGGCGCCTGCAGCATCGCGCCCGTGGTCCTTGTCAACAGCAAAGTCTACGCCGATATGACTTTGAAAAGCGCCTCCAAACTGCTGAAGAGGCTCAGAAACGAAACCTGCCAGGTTCATTATGACGACGCAGAAACAGAAGGATAA
- the nuoF gene encoding NADH-quinone oxidoreductase subunit NuoF produces the protein MTTQKQKDNSRKIIVRVCIGTGGLAAGGKEVIAAFKKAINDACVDVDVDFTCHYQKVGCRGFCARDVLVDVVDGDESITYQGMEPEMARRIVEDHLIGGKPVRKWLIDDSYYAFYEKQQKILLVDCGTIDPEDIDAYMKVGGYGGIQKVLKEMTPEDLIAEMKASGLRGRGGAGFPTWLKWDLCKKSASDKKYMVCNADEGDPGAFMDRSLIEGNPHSIIEGMMIAGYAIGASEGYVYIRAEYPAAVDRLKLAIEQAHQKGFLGENIFGSNFSFTVKIKLGAGAFVCGEETALIASIEGERGMPRAKPPFPAQSGLWGKPTVINNVETLSNIPYIIRNGAQWFSSYGTEKSKGTKVFALTGKVKNTGLIEVPMGIRLGEIIYDIGGGIIEDKKLKAVQTGGPSGGCIPANLLDTPVDYESLAKVGSIVGSGGMVVLDEDDCMVNVAKFFLEFTQAESCGKCVPCRVGTKRLLEIMERITSGRGKESDIPLLERLSNDIKSASLCGLGQTAPNPILSTLKYFREEYEAHLEGRCPAKVCKELLTYTVLEEFCKGCGACLRACSVGAVSGEKKKPHVIDESLCVKCGACFDVCKFNAVARD, from the coding sequence ATGACGACGCAGAAACAGAAGGATAACTCAAGGAAGATAATCGTCCGGGTATGCATCGGCACCGGGGGCCTCGCCGCGGGCGGCAAAGAGGTCATCGCCGCTTTCAAGAAGGCCATCAACGACGCCTGCGTGGACGTGGACGTGGATTTCACGTGCCACTACCAGAAGGTCGGCTGCAGGGGGTTCTGTGCACGGGACGTCCTCGTCGATGTCGTGGACGGCGATGAGAGCATAACCTATCAGGGCATGGAGCCGGAGATGGCACGCAGGATAGTGGAGGACCATCTCATCGGCGGCAAGCCCGTGCGGAAATGGCTCATCGACGACAGCTACTATGCCTTCTATGAAAAACAACAGAAGATACTTCTCGTCGATTGCGGCACCATAGACCCCGAAGACATTGACGCTTATATGAAGGTCGGCGGCTACGGCGGCATACAGAAGGTCCTGAAGGAGATGACGCCCGAAGACCTGATAGCCGAAATGAAGGCATCGGGGCTTCGCGGCAGGGGCGGGGCGGGCTTCCCGACATGGTTGAAGTGGGATTTGTGCAAAAAGTCGGCTTCCGACAAAAAGTACATGGTCTGTAACGCCGACGAGGGGGACCCCGGCGCGTTCATGGACCGCTCGCTCATCGAAGGCAACCCGCATTCCATCATCGAAGGAATGATGATAGCAGGGTATGCCATCGGCGCGAGCGAGGGCTATGTCTACATCAGGGCTGAATATCCCGCCGCGGTCGACAGGCTCAAGCTCGCCATCGAGCAGGCCCACCAGAAGGGCTTCCTGGGCGAGAACATCTTCGGCTCCAACTTCAGCTTCACCGTCAAGATAAAGCTGGGCGCGGGCGCCTTTGTCTGTGGCGAGGAAACCGCCCTTATCGCCTCCATCGAGGGCGAGCGCGGGATGCCCCGGGCCAAGCCGCCCTTCCCCGCCCAGAGCGGCCTCTGGGGCAAGCCCACCGTGATAAACAACGTGGAGACGTTATCCAACATACCGTACATCATACGAAACGGCGCCCAGTGGTTCTCGTCCTACGGCACCGAAAAGTCGAAGGGCACCAAGGTCTTCGCCCTCACCGGCAAGGTCAAGAACACCGGCCTTATAGAAGTGCCCATGGGCATCAGGCTCGGCGAGATCATCTACGACATAGGCGGCGGCATCATAGAGGACAAGAAGCTCAAGGCCGTGCAGACCGGCGGCCCCTCGGGGGGCTGCATTCCCGCCAACCTTCTCGACACGCCCGTGGACTACGAGTCGCTCGCGAAAGTGGGCTCCATAGTGGGCTCCGGCGGCATGGTCGTGCTGGACGAGGACGACTGCATGGTGAACGTGGCCAAGTTCTTCCTGGAATTCACGCAGGCCGAATCGTGCGGCAAGTGCGTGCCCTGCCGGGTGGGCACCAAGAGGCTGCTGGAGATAATGGAGAGAATCACCTCCGGCAGGGGCAAGGAGTCGGACATCCCGCTTCTGGAAAGGCTCAGCAACGACATAAAGTCCGCCTCGCTCTGCGGCCTGGGCCAGACGGCGCCCAACCCGATTCTGAGCACCCTGAAGTATTTCAGGGAGGAGTACGAGGCCCACCTCGAAGGCCGCTGTCCGGCCAAGGTCTGCAAGGAGCTGCTCACCTATACGGTCCTGGAAGAGTTCTGCAAGGGCTGTGGGGCCTGCCTGAGGGCATGCTCGGTGGGGGCCGTCTCCGGGGAGAAGAAGAAGCCCCACGTCATCGACGAGTCCCTGTGCGTAAAGTGCGGGGCCTGCTTCGATGTATGCAAATTCAATGCAGTGGCGAGGGATTAA